A genomic segment from Anaeromyxobacter sp. encodes:
- a CDS encoding transcriptional regulator, whose product MEPTSNDTVQQFVEAWGAMGALWGINRSVARVHALLMATAGHLSLEEISERLQMSKGNASMSLRELRTFGVVRQVEVPGDRRDFYVTEPDVWTMFFRIMKERKRREFDPALDAIHQLLEQPSAKGEVLGRLKQMADLLTTVESLANRFLKDPASSKAALSFMADLPFSTKRRKK is encoded by the coding sequence ATGGAGCCCACCTCGAACGACACCGTCCAGCAGTTCGTCGAAGCCTGGGGCGCGATGGGGGCGCTCTGGGGCATCAACCGCTCCGTGGCCCGGGTCCACGCCCTCCTGATGGCCACCGCGGGTCACCTCAGCCTGGAGGAGATCTCCGAGCGGCTCCAGATGTCCAAGGGCAACGCCTCCATGTCGCTGCGCGAGCTGCGCACCTTCGGCGTGGTGCGGCAGGTCGAGGTCCCCGGCGACCGGCGTGACTTCTACGTCACCGAGCCCGACGTCTGGACGATGTTCTTCCGCATCATGAAGGAGCGGAAGCGCCGCGAGTTCGACCCGGCCCTGGACGCCATCCACCAGCTCCTGGAGCAGCCGAGCGCCAAGGGCGAGGTGCTGGGCCGGCTCAAGCAGATGGCCGACCTCCTCACCACGGTCGAGTCCCTGGCGAACCGCTTCCTGAAGGACCCGGCCTCGTCCAAGGCGGCCTTGTCGTTCATGGCGGACCTGCCCTTCAGCACCAAGCGTCGGAAGAAGTAG
- a CDS encoding NAD(P)H-binding protein, producing MRREVHAVTGAFGYSGLHLSRLLLERGEAVCSLTGHPDRPDPFGGRVEVRRFQFEDPARMRAALADVKVLYNTYWVRFAHGTTTHARAVGHSRSLFQAAAEAGVERVVHVSITNPSLDSPLPYFKGKAEVEQALAATGLSHAILRPAVFFGGRDVLINNIAWLLRRLPVFGIAPGRYGLQPIHVEDMARLSAEQGASRTNVTLDAVGPEALGFDELVHLVRRAVGSRALVTTVPPWFLLLASRLLQAVVGDVVLTSDEVVGLTSNLLVSSGPATGTTRFSDWLGQNAAGLGVAWASELDRHFKPSQAAEA from the coding sequence ATGCGTCGCGAGGTCCATGCGGTGACGGGAGCGTTCGGGTACAGCGGCCTGCACCTCTCGAGGCTCCTCCTGGAGCGAGGCGAGGCGGTGTGTTCGCTCACCGGCCATCCTGATCGACCCGACCCGTTCGGTGGCCGCGTCGAGGTGCGACGGTTCCAGTTCGAGGACCCGGCGCGCATGCGAGCGGCGCTGGCCGACGTGAAGGTCCTCTACAACACCTACTGGGTTCGCTTCGCCCACGGGACGACCACCCACGCCCGCGCCGTGGGGCACAGCCGCTCCCTCTTCCAGGCGGCCGCCGAGGCCGGCGTCGAGCGGGTGGTCCACGTCTCCATCACCAACCCGTCGCTCGACTCTCCCCTGCCCTACTTCAAGGGCAAGGCCGAGGTGGAGCAGGCCCTCGCGGCGACCGGCCTGTCCCACGCCATCCTGCGCCCCGCGGTCTTCTTCGGCGGCCGCGACGTCCTCATCAACAACATCGCCTGGCTGCTGCGCCGCCTGCCGGTCTTCGGGATCGCGCCCGGGCGCTACGGCCTCCAGCCGATCCACGTCGAGGACATGGCGCGCCTCTCGGCGGAGCAGGGGGCGAGCAGGACCAACGTCACCCTGGACGCCGTCGGGCCGGAGGCGCTCGGCTTCGACGAGTTGGTTCACCTCGTCCGCCGGGCCGTCGGGTCGAGGGCCCTGGTGACCACCGTGCCGCCCTGGTTCCTGCTCCTGGCCTCCCGCCTCCTCCAGGCCGTGGTGGGCGACGTCGTCCTGACCTCCGACGAGGTGGTGGGCCTCACCTCGAACCTGCTGGTGTCGAGCGGCCCGGCCACCGGCACGACGCGGTTCTCCGACTGGCTCGGCCAGAACGCCGCCGGGCTCGGGGTGGCGTGGGCCTCGGAGCTGGACCGCCACTTCAAGCCGTCCCAGGCCGCCGAAGCCTGA
- a CDS encoding AgmX/PglI C-terminal domain-containing protein: MGPVRSCYEAELRKAPAMAGRVVLRFTIRPDGRLEEVEIVEDQLAGASVADCVRSQVAAWRTPFRPKEGVAVEYPFIFAPLR; this comes from the coding sequence CTGGGCCCGGTCCGGTCCTGCTACGAGGCGGAGCTGAGGAAGGCCCCCGCCATGGCCGGGAGGGTGGTGCTGCGCTTCACCATCCGGCCGGACGGGCGGCTGGAGGAGGTCGAAATCGTCGAGGACCAGCTCGCGGGGGCCAGCGTGGCGGACTGCGTCCGGTCGCAGGTCGCAGCCTGGCGGACGCCGTTCCGGCCGAAGGAGGGCGTCGCGGTGGAGTACCCCTTCATCTTCGCGCCGCTCCGCTGA
- a CDS encoding signal peptidase II yields MTPLAPAEKPSFVRATGQGWKLTLAWVLFAATAVAVLLDWLAPRDVALTASLVSAIVGTLSCVAFWSIRCPSCRRSVGFWTFKQPLRTSGPEALASLRSCPYCQHHGHEGGAPVTPVPASAPTGLGSPALPASRWVVLLLLLGCIGCDQATKRLALALLPEGRRITLLGDVIRLEHARNAGGFLGAGAGLGEGTRGAIFLWGVALVTLVAAGAAFSRRLPARQALGWALVAGGGIGNLIDRAMTGGWVVDFMNVGIGPVRTGIFNVADVAIMAGIGLLLVPGTRTHQPAPAPPGPPAPGP; encoded by the coding sequence ATGACGCCGCTCGCACCCGCGGAGAAGCCGTCGTTCGTTCGAGCCACCGGGCAGGGCTGGAAGCTGACGCTGGCCTGGGTGCTCTTCGCCGCCACGGCGGTCGCCGTCCTGCTGGATTGGCTGGCCCCCCGGGACGTCGCGCTCACGGCGAGCCTGGTGTCGGCCATCGTCGGGACCCTCAGCTGCGTGGCGTTCTGGTCCATTCGCTGCCCGAGCTGCCGCCGCTCGGTCGGCTTCTGGACGTTCAAGCAGCCACTTCGGACCTCTGGACCGGAGGCGCTGGCGTCGCTGCGGTCCTGCCCGTACTGCCAACACCACGGCCATGAGGGTGGCGCCCCGGTCACCCCCGTGCCGGCCAGCGCCCCGACAGGACTCGGCAGCCCAGCCCTCCCCGCCAGCCGGTGGGTGGTGCTGCTCCTCCTGCTCGGCTGCATCGGGTGCGACCAGGCCACCAAGCGGCTGGCGCTGGCGCTGCTCCCCGAGGGGAGGCGGATCACCCTCCTCGGCGACGTGATCCGCCTGGAGCACGCCCGGAACGCGGGCGGGTTCCTCGGCGCCGGGGCCGGGCTCGGCGAGGGGACCCGGGGCGCCATCTTCCTCTGGGGGGTTGCGCTGGTGACGCTGGTTGCCGCGGGCGCGGCCTTCTCGAGGCGACTCCCGGCCCGCCAGGCGCTGGGGTGGGCGCTGGTCGCCGGTGGGGGGATCGGGAACCTGATCGACCGGGCCATGACGGGCGGGTGGGTGGTCGACTTCATGAACGTGGGGATCGGCCCGGTGCGCACGGGGATCTTCAACGTCGCCGACGTCGCCATCATGGCGGGCATCGGCCTGCTCCTGGTGCCGGGGACCCGCACGCACCAGCCCGCGCCCGCGCCTCCAGGACCTCCGGCCCCCGGGCCCTGA
- a CDS encoding DUF1800 family protein, protein MANLDPITSWTPADAAHLGRRAGFGLSPEAAAALAASPPGAAIDAWIDGLGADHGAFTAALAHADPVDEPARGSAPNQAPAVPGPHPYLVEGAQAWRNDLSRAQAYLAFRMQHGPYPFQERLALFWHNLFATGWQKVDSVALMLQQQQTLRELGLAPFADLHAAMSRDPAMAIWLDSVLNRADGANVPNENYAREAMELYSLGADNGYNQQDITELARALSGWSFTVAAGDRIPDPTSPGRWVAGRGTFRVYDGGANPEGEYLWNALGAEAPPARLPDRHGGGPVTFLGQVFADIDAASGPGLAKGEDVLRSIVVSRAAQASQFLARRLVLHFVSGAASQADLDQVAELVRTTPGFDLRQVLKVLLKSQWFFEPANRFALVEGPVSWTVRAARALGLDLAAADAAGAAQNRFAAWAQVVETFDLAGMRLLDPAGPNGWHEDRAWLNSNTVRYRTKLAAALALGETFTQGGAARALFPSEVARWFPTAPASPQEVLDRLVALLQPAPIPAAVQAGWLGSLWPAAFTWDAASQDQARQLAFLILCAPSSQLS, encoded by the coding sequence ATGGCCAACCTCGATCCCATCACCAGCTGGACCCCGGCCGACGCCGCCCACCTGGGCCGCCGGGCCGGCTTCGGCCTCTCGCCCGAGGCCGCGGCGGCGCTGGCCGCCTCCCCGCCTGGCGCCGCCATCGACGCCTGGATCGACGGCCTCGGCGCCGACCACGGCGCCTTCACCGCCGCGCTGGCGCACGCCGACCCGGTGGACGAGCCGGCGCGCGGCTCCGCGCCCAACCAGGCGCCCGCCGTGCCCGGCCCCCACCCCTACCTGGTGGAGGGGGCCCAGGCCTGGCGCAACGACCTCTCGCGCGCCCAGGCCTACCTGGCCTTCCGCATGCAGCACGGCCCCTACCCGTTCCAGGAGCGGCTGGCGCTCTTCTGGCACAACCTGTTCGCCACCGGCTGGCAGAAGGTGGACAGCGTCGCCCTCATGCTGCAGCAGCAGCAGACGCTGCGGGAGCTCGGCCTGGCGCCCTTCGCCGACCTGCACGCGGCCATGTCGAGGGACCCGGCCATGGCCATCTGGCTCGACTCGGTGCTCAACCGGGCCGACGGCGCCAACGTGCCCAACGAGAACTACGCCCGCGAGGCCATGGAGCTCTACTCGCTGGGCGCCGACAACGGCTACAACCAGCAGGACATCACCGAGCTGGCCCGGGCGCTGTCCGGCTGGAGCTTCACGGTGGCCGCCGGCGACCGGATCCCCGACCCCACCTCGCCCGGGCGCTGGGTGGCGGGGCGCGGCACCTTCCGCGTCTACGACGGCGGCGCCAACCCGGAGGGCGAGTACCTGTGGAACGCCCTGGGGGCCGAGGCGCCGCCCGCCCGCCTGCCGGACCGCCACGGCGGCGGCCCGGTCACCTTCCTCGGGCAGGTCTTCGCCGACATCGACGCGGCGTCCGGCCCCGGCCTGGCCAAGGGCGAGGACGTGCTCCGCTCCATCGTGGTGTCGCGGGCCGCCCAGGCCTCGCAGTTCCTGGCCCGCCGGCTGGTGCTGCACTTCGTCAGCGGGGCCGCCAGCCAGGCCGACCTCGACCAGGTGGCCGAGCTGGTCCGGACCACCCCCGGCTTCGACCTGCGCCAGGTCCTGAAGGTGCTGCTCAAGAGCCAGTGGTTCTTCGAGCCGGCCAACCGCTTCGCCCTGGTGGAGGGGCCGGTCTCCTGGACGGTGCGGGCGGCTCGAGCCCTGGGCCTCGACCTGGCCGCCGCCGACGCCGCCGGGGCGGCCCAGAACCGCTTCGCCGCTTGGGCCCAGGTCGTGGAGACCTTCGACCTGGCCGGGATGCGGCTGCTCGACCCGGCCGGCCCGAACGGCTGGCACGAGGATCGCGCCTGGCTCAACTCCAACACCGTGCGCTACCGCACCAAGCTGGCGGCGGCGCTGGCGCTGGGCGAGACCTTCACGCAGGGCGGCGCGGCGCGGGCCCTCTTCCCCTCCGAGGTGGCGCGCTGGTTCCCCACCGCCCCGGCCAGCCCGCAGGAGGTGCTCGACCGCCTGGTGGCGCTGCTCCAGCCGGCCCCCATCCCGGCGGCGGTGCAGGCCGGCTGGCTGGGCAGCCTCTGGCCCGCGGCCTTCACCTGGGACGCCGCCTCCCAGGACCAGGCGCGCCAGCTGGCCTTCCTGATCCTCTGCGCCCCCTCCAGCCAGCTCTCCTAG
- a CDS encoding DUF1501 domain-containing protein: MRLTRRRFLQGLTAAGAAAWGLPGCAPATRALEPASPRPTRPILVVINIDGGNDWLNMLPPTAGQNRSVYEQRRPTLRVLPAGLVEIGAGAGLNTDFSGMSLLSDRGRVAWIPGIGMNNPNLSHFVSTDLWGQGSAQPGGTGWLGRYADAAFAPAGDVLRGITVTNDLPVMLRGQGRSFVSITSPSGFVFPSSLRGGLLGAPWDAGLLEAGYDAAVSDPGAGGPPGLAYAAQVGKAFLSATQGFGTDGTLPPRTPAVPYPGDASYPVRRLDGGALSGGLARQLKLVARMLAGGLDAQVFFTRVGGFDTHANQQVEHANLMRALGGSISAFYEDLADVQTESGNAQDRTMILAWSEFGRRVQQNQNGTDHGTAGLAFCVGRGVTGGFYGAYPDLGDLDGNGNLRFTVDFRSLYATVLERWLGLPAPATDALLLQGAALPAYPRLGFV; the protein is encoded by the coding sequence ATGCGCCTGACCCGCCGCCGTTTCCTCCAGGGGCTGACCGCGGCCGGCGCGGCCGCCTGGGGCCTGCCCGGCTGTGCCCCCGCCACCCGCGCCCTCGAGCCCGCCTCGCCCCGTCCCACCAGGCCCATCCTGGTGGTGATCAACATCGACGGCGGCAACGACTGGCTCAACATGCTGCCGCCCACCGCCGGGCAGAACCGCTCGGTCTACGAGCAGCGGCGCCCCACCCTGCGGGTGCTGCCGGCTGGCCTGGTGGAGATCGGCGCCGGCGCGGGGCTCAACACCGACTTCTCCGGCATGAGCCTGCTCTCCGACCGCGGGCGGGTGGCCTGGATCCCGGGCATCGGCATGAACAACCCCAACCTCTCCCACTTCGTCTCCACCGATCTGTGGGGCCAGGGCTCGGCGCAGCCGGGCGGGACCGGCTGGCTGGGGCGCTACGCCGACGCCGCCTTCGCCCCGGCCGGCGACGTGCTGCGGGGCATCACCGTGACCAACGACCTGCCGGTGATGCTGCGCGGCCAGGGGCGCAGCTTCGTCTCCATCACCAGCCCGAGCGGCTTCGTCTTCCCCTCCTCGCTGCGCGGCGGCCTGCTCGGCGCCCCCTGGGACGCCGGCCTGCTGGAGGCCGGCTACGACGCCGCGGTGAGCGACCCGGGCGCCGGGGGCCCGCCCGGCCTGGCCTACGCCGCCCAGGTGGGCAAGGCCTTCCTCTCGGCCACCCAGGGCTTCGGCACCGACGGCACCCTGCCGCCGCGCACCCCGGCCGTGCCCTACCCCGGCGACGCCAGCTACCCGGTGCGGCGGCTCGACGGCGGCGCCCTCTCCGGCGGCCTGGCGCGCCAGCTCAAGCTGGTGGCCCGCATGCTGGCCGGCGGCCTCGACGCGCAGGTCTTCTTCACCCGGGTGGGCGGCTTCGACACCCACGCCAACCAGCAGGTCGAGCACGCCAACCTGATGCGGGCGCTGGGCGGGTCCATCTCGGCCTTCTACGAGGACCTGGCCGACGTGCAGACCGAGAGCGGCAACGCCCAGGACCGGACCATGATCCTGGCCTGGAGCGAGTTCGGGCGGCGGGTGCAGCAGAACCAGAACGGGACCGACCACGGCACCGCCGGGCTGGCCTTCTGCGTGGGGCGCGGCGTCACCGGGGGCTTCTACGGCGCCTACCCGGACCTCGGCGACCTGGACGGCAACGGCAACCTGCGCTTCACGGTGGACTTCCGCAGCCTCTACGCCACGGTGCTGGAGCGCTGGCTCGGCCTGCCGGCCCCCGCCACCGACGCCCTGCTGCTGCAGGGGGCCGCGCTGCCGGCCTACCCGCGGCTCGGGTTCGTCTAG
- a CDS encoding cysteine hydrolase — protein MSTQTVALLIAAVATPLALVGGWVWRSMFTATRGRRIARYAAPRRALLVLDLQEGYVGTARRQPVTQAPGGGYFGTVNRLIAAFAAAGDEVAYVRQVFGSDLVVRLHGGRRAGRVIVDRRVALINDHDFEKNRTDAFSSAGLERLLVDRQVDHVFLVGVDAAYCVHYTALGALNRGYRVSVVVDAVRSRHGMARVLARYRRAGVGVVTSQALLDEAVAAAGRPATGPGVDTGRP, from the coding sequence ATGTCCACCCAGACCGTCGCCCTGCTGATCGCCGCCGTGGCCACCCCGCTCGCCCTGGTGGGGGGGTGGGTCTGGCGCAGCATGTTCACGGCCACCCGCGGGCGACGCATCGCGCGCTACGCCGCGCCGCGCCGGGCGCTGCTGGTGCTCGACCTGCAGGAGGGGTACGTCGGGACGGCGCGCCGCCAGCCGGTCACCCAGGCGCCCGGCGGCGGGTACTTCGGCACCGTCAACCGCCTCATCGCGGCCTTCGCCGCGGCCGGCGACGAGGTGGCCTACGTCCGGCAGGTCTTCGGCAGCGACCTGGTGGTCCGGCTGCACGGCGGCCGCCGCGCCGGGCGGGTCATCGTCGACCGGCGCGTCGCGCTCATCAACGACCACGACTTCGAGAAGAACCGCACCGACGCCTTCTCCAGCGCCGGGCTGGAGCGGCTGCTGGTGGACCGGCAGGTGGACCACGTCTTCCTGGTGGGCGTGGACGCCGCCTACTGCGTCCACTACACGGCGCTGGGCGCGCTCAATCGCGGCTACCGGGTCAGCGTGGTGGTGGACGCGGTGCGCTCGCGCCACGGCATGGCCCGGGTGCTGGCGCGCTACCGGCGCGCCGGCGTCGGGGTGGTCACCAGCCAGGCGCTGCTCGACGAGGCCGTCGCCGCCGCGGGCCGGCCGGCCACGGGCCCGGGCGTCGACACGGGACGGCCCTAG
- a CDS encoding dodecin domain-containing protein — protein MAVYKKIEVVGTSKSSFAEAVKAAVAEAGKSVRHMSWFEVVEQRGAIKDGKVLEFQVTVRIGFKIE, from the coding sequence ATGGCCGTCTACAAGAAGATCGAGGTCGTCGGAACGTCCAAGTCCAGCTTCGCCGAGGCCGTCAAGGCCGCGGTGGCCGAGGCCGGCAAGTCGGTCCGCCACATGAGCTGGTTCGAGGTGGTCGAGCAGCGCGGCGCCATCAAGGACGGCAAGGTGCTCGAGTTCCAGGTGACCGTCCGCATCGGCTTCAAGATCGAGTAG